TGATATTAGCCTTTCTTTATACTTTTTCATATACGTTTGCTTACTAATTCAAAAAAACCATTTCTGTTTTATTTTCAATTGAATAACCATCAAAACCCAATATGTTTAATTTCCATTTGTTTTTCTTCTTTCGTTCATTTATTAATTGTGATCTTTACTACTCCTACTATAATAATGAATTGGATTTTTACAATTTCCTTTATGAGCCATAAAACCAAATCCCCTATTTACACTTGAGCTTTTTTTATAAAGGATATATTCACAATTATCTATTACCAAAATTTGTAGATCATGAATATCCATTTCATTAATTAGCTGCTCAGTTTGTAATTCTGCTTCATTAACTTCTTTCTCTTGTGTTTGTGGTTGGCAGGCAGTGAATAAAAAAAGTAGTATTGCTGGTATAATATATTGCTTGTGTCTCATATGTTATTATTTAATTAGTTTATTCATTTTTTAATTTTGACTTGCTTGTTAATCTTAAGATTGTGAAACTTTCAATACCTAAACTTTGCGAACCAATACTAATTCAATTTTTTGCAGATTATATAATTCTTACTATAGAAGTAAAGGCTTAAATTAAGCTTCCACTAATTTAAAATATTAGAATAGTAAGTTGTCCAAAATCAAATCAGACAAAGAAACTATTCCGATAAGCTCGCCATTTTCTTCAACCGGAGCCATCCTGAGTCCAACTTTCATCAGCAGATTTGCAACGTAGCGTACGTCCATATTAGCCGGTACGCTTATCACGGGCTTGGTCATTATCTCAAAAACATTAACCTCCTCTGAAATTTTGTCAGAAATAATGACACCTTTAATGAAATCAGGAACGAGTACAATTCCATAGGCATCTTGTTGGTGTCTCTTTTTAACGATTAAAGCTTCAACTTTTTCTTGACGCATTAATTCAACCGCCTCCTTTGCAGTAGCCATGCCATCTACGAAAACTATCTCTTTCGTCATGACATCCTTGGCACTTTGAAAACTTCTTTTTGTATCCATGTTTACTCTTTTTTTTAGTTACTTCCAATAAGTAAATTTATTAAAAAGCTAATTGCAGTAACTAACTCTTTTTAGATTCATGTAAATATGAGGAATCTTATATTTATTTGCTTTAGAAATATTTGTCTCGAGCCTGATCTTTGAATTTTTTCATTTGAGATGCCAGCCCGGCTATATGTTCTACGGGTAAAACAAATGCAATGCCCGTACCCGGTTTATCAAAATTTCCCGCCAACTGTATGACATTCATAAGGTTTTCTACAACGTGTTCTTCTACAAGAAACACAATGATTTCAGTTTGTTCCTCAATACTAAGTCCAAAAAAGGACTTTGCTTCATGCATTCCTGTACCTTTACCAGGAATAACAGTAGCTCCGGTAGCCCCAGCTTCTTTCATTGCATCAACCACAGCATCAGTAAAGTTGGGTTTGACAAAGGCTATAAGTAATTTAAATTGCATCTTTTATATTTTTATTTTTAAACAATCGTTTTTTCAATTCTATGAATTGTGCATATCCCAAAACTGCAATAATTGGGAATAGGCTTGCAAATGCGATAAGCCC
The nucleotide sequence above comes from Bacteroidota bacterium. Encoded proteins:
- a CDS encoding CBS domain-containing protein, whose protein sequence is MDTKRSFQSAKDVMTKEIVFVDGMATAKEAVELMRQEKVEALIVKKRHQQDAYGIVLVPDFIKGVIISDKISEEVNVFEIMTKPVISVPANMDVRYVANLLMKVGLRMAPVEENGELIGIVSLSDLILDNLLF
- a CDS encoding P-II family nitrogen regulator, yielding MQFKLLIAFVKPNFTDAVVDAMKEAGATGATVIPGKGTGMHEAKSFFGLSIEEQTEIIVFLVEEHVVENLMNVIQLAGNFDKPGTGIAFVLPVEHIAGLASQMKKFKDQARDKYF